A region from the Pelagovum pacificum genome encodes:
- a CDS encoding hydantoinase B/oxoprolinase family protein, with product MTMTDSDPITTEVVRNFVISCAQDMNAALWRSAYSPVIYEGRDSAVAIMDPDGNMLGQSTGVPLFVGAIDACVHFVLERYGDDIGPGDIFLMNDSYLQGTHLMDFTAIGPLFHDGKLVGFGAARAHWSDVGAMDPGMPMASSSIFQEGWRLGPTRVCQNYEELPDWMDLIQRNTRMKAAILGDFRAQVSAIRTGERRLGQLLDRIGQETYRASCLNIFEQSQALDRAAIGALTDGTWSREGYLDNDGQSDEPVKVRLTLTIDGEEMIIDMEGSSPPVAGSINCGAVQTQSLLRLAYKTMISPDRAITGGSFSTMTVKIPEDCMFNAKEPYACAWYFTGLGLLADLMIACLSEAMPERATAAHYGDSMVASFFEVDPKKKQWLSVEATAGGWGGSNGSDGESALINLVNGGFRNLPAEVYETKFPVRIEEFSIRPDTGGAGRWRGGNGVVRTYELLEDAGGALWFERSKTPAWGLSGGQPATGPSNTLVLPDGTEETPLKMRARVLPKGTRIITRTGGGGGYGDPLARPFAEIQLDLDRGFLSPDKAKADYGVVVTDGRIDEAASTPRTTF from the coding sequence ATGACCATGACCGACAGCGATCCGATCACCACCGAAGTCGTCCGCAACTTCGTCATCTCCTGTGCGCAGGACATGAACGCCGCGCTCTGGCGCTCCGCCTACTCGCCGGTCATCTACGAGGGCCGGGACAGCGCCGTCGCGATCATGGACCCGGACGGCAACATGCTCGGCCAGTCGACGGGCGTGCCGCTTTTCGTCGGTGCCATCGACGCCTGTGTTCACTTCGTGCTCGAGAGGTACGGCGACGACATCGGCCCCGGCGACATCTTCCTGATGAACGACAGCTACCTTCAGGGCACGCACCTGATGGATTTCACCGCCATCGGGCCGCTGTTCCACGACGGCAAGCTGGTCGGCTTCGGCGCGGCGCGGGCCCACTGGTCCGACGTCGGCGCGATGGACCCGGGGATGCCGATGGCTTCCAGCTCCATCTTTCAGGAAGGCTGGCGGCTCGGCCCGACACGGGTCTGCCAGAATTACGAGGAATTGCCCGACTGGATGGACCTGATCCAGCGCAACACCCGGATGAAGGCGGCGATTCTCGGCGATTTCCGCGCGCAGGTCAGCGCCATCCGCACCGGCGAGCGACGGCTCGGTCAACTGCTCGACCGCATCGGGCAGGAGACCTACCGCGCGAGCTGCCTCAACATCTTCGAACAGTCGCAGGCGCTCGACCGCGCAGCGATCGGCGCGCTGACCGACGGCACGTGGAGCCGCGAGGGCTACCTCGACAACGACGGCCAGTCCGACGAGCCGGTGAAGGTCCGCCTGACACTCACGATCGACGGTGAGGAGATGATCATCGACATGGAGGGCTCCTCGCCCCCGGTCGCCGGGTCCATCAACTGCGGCGCTGTGCAGACGCAGTCGCTGCTGCGGCTCGCCTACAAGACGATGATCAGCCCCGACCGGGCGATCACGGGCGGGTCCTTCTCGACCATGACCGTGAAGATCCCCGAAGACTGCATGTTCAACGCCAAGGAGCCTTACGCCTGCGCGTGGTACTTCACAGGGCTCGGACTGCTGGCCGACCTGATGATCGCCTGCCTGTCGGAGGCGATGCCCGAGCGGGCGACGGCTGCGCACTACGGTGACAGCATGGTCGCCTCGTTCTTCGAGGTCGATCCGAAGAAGAAGCAGTGGCTTTCGGTCGAAGCGACCGCCGGCGGCTGGGGCGGCTCCAACGGTTCGGACGGAGAAAGCGCGCTCATCAACCTCGTCAACGGCGGGTTCCGCAACTTGCCGGCCGAAGTCTACGAGACCAAGTTCCCGGTGCGGATCGAGGAGTTCTCGATCCGGCCCGACACGGGCGGTGCCGGGCGCTGGCGCGGCGGCAACGGCGTGGTCCGGACCTACGAACTGCTCGAGGACGCCGGCGGAGCGCTCTGGTTCGAACGCTCGAAGACGCCCGCGTGGGGTCTGTCCGGCGGTCAGCCTGCCACGGGGCCGTCGAACACGCTCGTGCTGCCCGACGGAACCGAGGAGACGCCGCTCAAGATGCGCGCCCGCGTCTTGCCCAAAGGCACGCGGATCATCACGCGCACCGGTGGTGGGGGCGGCTACGGCGACCCGCTGGCCCGGCCCTTCGCGGAAATCCAGCTCGACCTCGACCGCGGTTTCCTCAGCCCGGACAAGGCGAAAGCCGACTACGGCGTCGTCGTGACCGACGGCCGCATCGACGAAGCGGCCAGCACGCCGCGCACCACGTTCTGA
- a CDS encoding GAF domain-containing protein, producing the protein MPDHPTMPAGFADDFIATLARPDCTAHSLLALVAAHLIETCDLRLVTIAARDTNDGTFLRLFSSMPDAYAAQGRKPVNETDWSRHVIDEHKTFIANDYEEVKAAMFDHEQIRALGCESLVNVPVVVCGDVVGTLNCLSVSGHFDDAIVAACEAMRLPVAAALLLQDE; encoded by the coding sequence ATGCCAGACCACCCAACCATGCCGGCGGGGTTCGCCGACGACTTCATCGCGACCCTCGCACGGCCGGATTGCACCGCGCACAGCCTTTTGGCCCTCGTGGCGGCCCACCTGATCGAGACCTGCGATCTCCGCCTCGTCACCATCGCCGCGCGCGACACGAACGACGGAACCTTCCTTCGGCTGTTCTCCTCCATGCCCGACGCCTACGCCGCGCAGGGCCGCAAGCCCGTGAACGAGACGGACTGGAGCCGTCACGTCATCGACGAGCACAAGACCTTCATCGCCAACGACTACGAGGAGGTGAAGGCCGCGATGTTCGACCACGAGCAGATCCGCGCGCTCGGCTGCGAGTCGCTCGTCAACGTGCCCGTCGTCGTGTGCGGCGATGTGGTCGGCACGCTGAATTGCCTGTCCGTCTCGGGCCACTTCGACGACGCCATCGTCGCGGCCTGCGAGGCAATGCGCCTGCCCGTCGCCGCCGCGCTGCTGTTGCAGGACGAGTGA
- a CDS encoding dihydrodipicolinate synthase family protein: MTNSIFSGCIPALMTPCKADRTPDYEALARKGRELIDAGMSAVVYCGSMGDWPLLTDEQRMEGVRHLVEAGVPVIVGTGAVNTRSAVAHAAHAAEVGAKGLMVIPRVLSRGGSPAAQKAHFSAILEAANGLPAVIYNSPYYGFATRAELFFDLHATYPNLIGFKEFGGASDMSYAAEHITSRGDDLTLMVGVDTQVFHGFVKCGAEGAITGIGNALPKEVLHLVSLARKAATGDLEARARAKELEEALMVLSTFDEGGDLVLFYKYLMVLNGDEEYRLHFNETDALTESQQHFVEAQYSQFRSWYDAWAA, translated from the coding sequence ATGACGAACAGTATTTTCAGCGGATGCATTCCCGCGCTCATGACGCCTTGCAAGGCCGACCGCACGCCCGACTACGAGGCGCTCGCCCGCAAGGGCCGGGAGCTGATCGACGCCGGCATGTCGGCGGTCGTCTATTGTGGTTCGATGGGGGACTGGCCGCTCCTGACCGATGAGCAGCGCATGGAAGGCGTGCGTCATCTCGTCGAGGCTGGCGTGCCCGTGATCGTCGGCACCGGCGCGGTGAACACGCGCTCCGCCGTTGCCCATGCCGCCCACGCCGCCGAAGTCGGCGCGAAGGGCCTGATGGTGATCCCGCGCGTTCTCTCGCGCGGTGGCTCCCCGGCGGCGCAGAAGGCGCACTTCTCGGCTATCCTCGAGGCGGCGAACGGCTTGCCGGCCGTCATCTACAACAGCCCGTACTACGGCTTCGCCACCCGCGCCGAGCTGTTCTTCGACCTGCACGCGACTTATCCGAACCTGATCGGCTTCAAGGAATTCGGTGGAGCCTCGGACATGAGCTACGCCGCCGAGCACATCACCTCGCGCGGGGACGACCTGACGCTGATGGTCGGCGTCGACACGCAAGTCTTCCACGGCTTCGTAAAGTGCGGCGCCGAGGGCGCGATCACCGGCATCGGCAACGCGCTGCCCAAGGAAGTGCTCCACCTCGTGAGCCTCGCCCGCAAGGCCGCGACCGGCGACCTCGAGGCGCGCGCGAGGGCGAAGGAGCTGGAAGAGGCGCTGATGGTGCTGTCCACCTTCGATGAGGGCGGCGACCTCGTGCTGTTTTACAAGTACCTGATGGTCCTGAACGGGGACGAGGAATACCGCCTCCACTTCAACGAGACAGACGCGCTCACCGAGTCGCAGCAGCACTTCGTCGAAGCGCAATATTCCCAGTTCCGCAGCTGGTACGACGCCTGGGCGGCCTGA
- a CDS encoding GntR family transcriptional regulator: MKNQAPKGEGDATRKRGSGVSTVYETLRREIIDLTMPPGTPIDEAQLSERFALSRTPIREALVRLAHENLITTLTNRATIVSQIDFLNLSSFFDAITLMYRITTREAAMNRRPQDIARIRDIQSAFAASVDAKAPLDMIATNRDFHVAIAEAGGNRYYVELFTRLLDEGRRILRLYYSSFNDELPRQYVTEHEDMIEAIESGDVERADRLATAHADQIVRQIQSYISADRRQSHAVQL, from the coding sequence ATGAAGAATCAAGCGCCCAAGGGCGAAGGCGATGCCACCCGCAAACGCGGCTCCGGGGTCTCGACGGTCTATGAGACGCTGCGGCGCGAGATCATCGACCTCACGATGCCGCCCGGCACGCCCATCGACGAGGCGCAGCTGTCCGAGCGGTTCGCCCTGTCGCGGACACCGATCCGCGAGGCTTTGGTCCGCCTTGCGCACGAGAACCTCATCACCACGCTGACGAACCGGGCGACGATCGTGTCGCAGATCGACTTCCTCAATCTTTCCAGCTTCTTCGACGCCATCACGCTGATGTACCGGATCACGACCCGCGAAGCGGCGATGAACCGTCGGCCGCAGGACATCGCCCGTATCCGCGACATCCAGTCCGCCTTCGCCGCGAGCGTCGATGCCAAGGCCCCGCTCGACATGATCGCCACCAACCGCGACTTCCACGTCGCCATCGCCGAAGCCGGGGGCAATCGCTACTACGTGGAGCTTTTCACCCGCCTGCTCGACGAGGGGCGGCGGATCCTGCGGCTCTACTACTCCTCCTTCAACGACGAGCTGCCGCGCCAGTACGTGACGGAGCACGAGGACATGATCGAGGCGATCGAGTCCGGTGACGTCGAGCGCGCCGACAGGCTGGCCACGGCCCACGCGGACCAGATCGTGCGCCAGATCCAGTCCTACATCTCCGCCGACCGCCGTCAGAGTCACGCAGTCCAGCTTTAG
- the proC gene encoding pyrroline-5-carboxylate reductase, whose product MDFGEIADRGLVVLGCGKMGGALLSRWLDAGLPAGSVWVLEPTPADWLTAVDGLHLNDGLPDAPAVALIAVKPQMLRETLPRLSSIGTGKTLVLSVVAGMPLSVYDELLGPDAAVVRTVPNTPAAIGHGITSMFANDRTDAAQADLAERLLGAVGEVVRLPSEDQLRLATSIAGCGPAYVFHLIETMAAAATAQGLAPDVALKLARATVAGAGDLAERTGEDPAQLRRNVTSPNGVTQAALEVLMDEQTGFPALLDRAVAAALRRDDELGGA is encoded by the coding sequence ATTGATTTCGGCGAGATCGCGGACCGTGGCCTCGTCGTGCTCGGCTGCGGCAAGATGGGCGGAGCGCTGCTCTCACGCTGGCTCGACGCCGGGCTGCCGGCGGGATCGGTCTGGGTGCTCGAGCCGACGCCGGCCGACTGGCTCACGGCTGTCGATGGTCTCCATCTGAACGACGGGCTGCCCGATGCGCCCGCCGTCGCCCTGATCGCCGTCAAGCCGCAGATGCTGCGCGAGACGCTGCCTCGGCTCTCGTCCATCGGAACGGGGAAGACTCTGGTCCTGTCCGTCGTCGCCGGGATGCCGCTCTCGGTCTACGACGAGCTTCTCGGCCCCGACGCCGCCGTCGTGCGGACCGTGCCGAACACCCCCGCCGCGATCGGCCACGGCATCACGTCGATGTTCGCCAACGACCGCACCGATGCCGCACAGGCGGACCTTGCTGAACGCCTGCTGGGCGCAGTGGGCGAAGTGGTGCGCCTGCCGTCCGAGGACCAGTTGCGCCTCGCCACCTCCATCGCAGGATGCGGACCCGCCTACGTCTTTCACCTGATCGAGACGATGGCCGCCGCAGCGACCGCGCAGGGCCTCGCACCTGACGTCGCGCTCAAGCTGGCGCGGGCGACCGTCGCCGGGGCGGGGGACCTCGCCGAGCGGACAGGCGAAGACCCCGCCCAGCTCCGCCGCAACGTGACATCGCCGAACGGCGTCACCCAAGCCGCGCTCGAGGTGCTCATGGACGAGCAAACCGGCTTTCCCGCGCTGCTTGACCGGGCCGTCGCGGCGGCGCTCCGGCGGGACGACGAACTCGGCGGAGCGTAA
- a CDS encoding hydantoinase/oxoprolinase family protein gives MASTGYRVSADIGGTFTDIVFQNSETGEVRALKVLSTPQNPALAVLEGVRKGLGEGEAVDFFVHGTTVGLNSVLTRRGAKVALLTTKNFRDVYTIQGNDRGEIFSIRWRKPEPLVTVEHTYTVDERIAADGTVDTPIDVSQLDELVEAVAEQGYDAIAVCFLFAFRNPEHELAAEAYLRERLPDIDIALSHKVSPEWREFDRISTTAMDAFTAPVVRRYLNTLVEQMSDTLPDGGKVHVMESNGGAMTADAAASKPLQTLLSGPVGGTIGGRALAAQTGRDNLICVDMGGTSFDASLIVDGLPSSSNETSLEGLPVQMSVVDIHVIGAGGGSIAWEEANALRVGPQSAGSVPGPACYGRGGTEPTVSDANLVLKRLDSSNFSGGEMTLDAEAARAAVKALGDRFGLGAEAFAQGIIDIINAKMADAIRTITVQRGIDPRDFALLAYGGAGPSQAAALAEQLDIREVIIPVHPGAFSAYGMLQTDMRHDFKRTYYGDWGAMSPDDLTATFKELEAEGFDHLRHEGMSADDISFERSVDLRYEGQEYVLTIPVDGGQVDPQAVRDRFDAAYQRQYGHSSKVNGAEVANLRVAALGRLKRPGLPSPAERTPSVETSRMVYFDGAEHETAVLQRVAYALGDRIHGPAIIEEETTTTLVPPGWHVEVIEGGHLSMKKSKTE, from the coding sequence ATGGCATCAACCGGCTACCGAGTCTCTGCCGACATCGGCGGGACGTTCACGGACATCGTGTTCCAGAATTCCGAGACCGGCGAGGTCCGGGCGCTGAAGGTGCTCTCGACACCGCAGAACCCCGCGCTGGCCGTGCTCGAAGGTGTCCGCAAGGGGCTGGGCGAGGGCGAGGCGGTCGACTTCTTCGTGCATGGCACGACGGTCGGCCTGAATTCCGTGCTGACGCGGCGCGGCGCCAAGGTCGCGCTGTTGACCACGAAGAACTTTCGGGACGTCTACACAATCCAGGGCAACGACAGGGGCGAGATCTTCTCGATCCGCTGGCGCAAGCCAGAGCCGCTGGTGACGGTCGAGCACACATATACAGTCGACGAACGCATCGCCGCCGACGGCACGGTCGATACGCCGATCGACGTCTCCCAGCTTGATGAGCTGGTCGAAGCCGTGGCCGAACAGGGTTACGACGCGATCGCGGTCTGCTTCCTCTTCGCCTTCCGCAATCCCGAGCACGAGCTTGCCGCCGAGGCCTACCTGCGCGAACGCCTGCCGGACATCGACATCGCCCTGTCGCACAAGGTCTCGCCCGAATGGCGGGAGTTCGACCGCATCTCCACCACCGCGATGGACGCCTTCACCGCGCCGGTCGTGCGGCGCTACCTCAACACGCTGGTCGAGCAGATGAGCGACACGCTGCCCGACGGCGGCAAGGTCCACGTGATGGAATCGAACGGCGGCGCGATGACGGCCGACGCCGCGGCGAGCAAGCCGCTGCAGACGCTGCTCTCCGGTCCGGTCGGCGGCACCATCGGGGGGCGGGCGCTCGCCGCACAGACGGGACGCGATAACCTGATCTGCGTCGACATGGGCGGCACCTCCTTCGATGCGAGCCTCATCGTCGACGGCCTGCCGTCGAGCTCCAACGAGACGAGCCTCGAGGGGCTGCCGGTGCAGATGTCCGTCGTCGACATCCACGTGATCGGCGCCGGTGGCGGCTCCATCGCCTGGGAAGAGGCGAACGCGCTCCGCGTCGGGCCGCAGTCCGCCGGGTCGGTGCCGGGCCCCGCCTGCTACGGGCGCGGCGGGACCGAGCCCACGGTCTCTGACGCCAACCTCGTGCTGAAGCGGCTCGATTCCTCGAACTTCTCCGGTGGAGAGATGACGCTCGACGCAGAGGCCGCCCGCGCGGCGGTCAAGGCGCTCGGCGATCGGTTCGGCCTCGGCGCGGAGGCCTTCGCGCAGGGCATCATCGACATCATCAACGCCAAGATGGCCGACGCCATCCGGACGATCACCGTGCAACGCGGCATCGACCCGCGCGACTTCGCACTGCTCGCCTACGGCGGTGCCGGCCCGAGCCAGGCTGCCGCGCTGGCCGAACAGCTGGACATCCGCGAAGTCATCATCCCCGTCCATCCCGGCGCCTTCTCCGCCTACGGGATGCTCCAGACCGACATGCGGCACGATTTCAAGCGCACCTATTACGGCGACTGGGGTGCGATGTCGCCCGATGACCTGACCGCGACGTTCAAGGAACTGGAGGCCGAGGGCTTCGACCATCTCCGCCACGAGGGGATGAGCGCGGACGACATCTCCTTCGAGCGGTCGGTGGACCTGCGCTACGAGGGACAGGAGTACGTGCTGACCATTCCGGTCGACGGCGGGCAGGTCGATCCGCAAGCCGTGCGCGACCGGTTCGACGCGGCTTACCAGCGTCAATACGGCCATTCGAGCAAGGTGAACGGGGCCGAAGTCGCCAACCTCCGGGTCGCCGCGCTCGGACGTCTGAAACGCCCCGGACTGCCGAGCCCGGCAGAGCGCACCCCGTCCGTCGAGACCTCCCGCATGGTCTATTTCGACGGCGCGGAGCACGAGACGGCGGTGCTGCAGCGCGTGGCCTATGCGCTGGGCGACCGGATCCACGGCCCGGCGATCATCGAGGAAGAGACGACCACCACACTCGTTCCGCCCGGCTGGCATGTCGAGGTGATCGAAGGCGGTCACCTGTCCATGAAGAAATCGAAAACGGAGTGA
- a CDS encoding GntR family transcriptional regulator: protein MENEAPARKERGAITVYQALREEILTLAREPGSALDEMSIAKAFNMSRTPVREAIFMLSGEGLVRVLPNRSSIVSPLSMHRMNDLLDTWLILTRAVLIDAAHRRTPADVANLRARCDAFAATTESGDQMKIATALLELQLEYRVVARNFFLAWFYPQILDAGRRTLLLHYFPYATPEDLAYQVKAHTAIIDAVEREDIAACNRIAGEKIADVLRVIKTSLEPSIADDVDLSTAPLS, encoded by the coding sequence ATGGAGAACGAGGCCCCGGCCCGCAAGGAACGCGGAGCGATCACCGTCTACCAGGCGCTGCGCGAGGAGATCCTGACGCTGGCGCGGGAGCCGGGAAGCGCGCTCGACGAGATGAGCATCGCGAAGGCCTTCAACATGTCCCGGACGCCTGTCCGGGAAGCGATCTTCATGCTGTCGGGCGAAGGCCTCGTCCGCGTGCTCCCGAACCGGTCCTCCATCGTCTCGCCGCTGTCGATGCACCGGATGAACGACCTGCTGGACACCTGGCTGATCCTGACCCGCGCGGTGCTGATCGACGCCGCGCACCGCCGGACGCCAGCGGACGTCGCCAACCTGCGGGCCAGGTGCGACGCCTTCGCCGCAACGACGGAGTCGGGCGACCAGATGAAGATCGCCACTGCCCTGCTGGAGCTTCAGCTCGAATATCGGGTGGTCGCGCGGAACTTCTTCCTCGCGTGGTTCTACCCGCAGATCCTCGACGCCGGGCGGCGCACGCTGCTGCTGCATTACTTCCCTTACGCGACGCCCGAGGACCTCGCCTATCAGGTGAAGGCGCATACCGCGATCATCGACGCCGTCGAACGCGAAGACATCGCCGCCTGCAACCGCATCGCGGGCGAGAAGATCGCCGACGTGCTCCGGGTCATCAAGACCTCCCTCGAACCCTCCATCGCCGACGACGTCGATCTGTCGACGGCCCCGCTGTCCTGA
- a CDS encoding M24 family metallopeptidase — translation MNDTARLKKLTTLLQAADCPAIAFVPGPNFYYLTGVKLGLMERPTILIVTATGEMHAAIPALERDRWTAEVPQAQTIFWQDSDGYADALSRLAAQTGLSALAVEGNRMRHFEAAALAEAFGFAPTDGTTMLAPLRLHKDAEEIVKVERAVRISEQALEATLEVVKAGMSETEIRARLMIEMLERGADAPAFDLIVLAGGAAADCHGVPSADRRLKAGDALLFDFGAAVDGYSADITRTFFCEHVPDASRKLYETVQEANRIGREILQPGLSIHELDSAVQSHLADAGYADNIRHKVGHGLGLDVHEAPQLMVGNHQTLEEGMLITIEPGLYDPDVVGVRIEDDVLITADGARSLTTLPRDLRIVG, via the coding sequence ATGAACGATACCGCTCGCCTGAAGAAACTGACCACGCTGCTTCAGGCCGCCGACTGCCCTGCCATCGCCTTTGTGCCGGGGCCGAACTTCTACTACCTGACCGGCGTGAAGCTTGGCCTGATGGAGCGGCCGACGATCCTGATCGTCACCGCGACGGGTGAGATGCACGCCGCGATCCCCGCGCTCGAGCGGGACCGCTGGACCGCCGAGGTGCCGCAGGCGCAGACGATCTTCTGGCAGGATTCCGACGGCTATGCCGATGCGCTCTCCAGGCTCGCCGCGCAGACAGGGCTTTCGGCACTCGCCGTCGAAGGCAACCGGATGCGCCATTTCGAGGCCGCCGCGCTGGCCGAGGCCTTCGGCTTCGCGCCGACCGACGGCACGACGATGCTTGCGCCGCTCCGGCTCCACAAGGACGCGGAGGAGATCGTCAAGGTCGAACGGGCGGTCAGGATCAGCGAGCAGGCACTCGAGGCGACGCTAGAGGTCGTGAAAGCCGGGATGAGCGAAACCGAGATCCGCGCCCGCCTCATGATCGAGATGCTGGAGCGTGGCGCGGATGCGCCCGCGTTCGACCTGATCGTGCTTGCCGGCGGGGCCGCTGCCGATTGCCACGGCGTGCCCTCCGCCGACCGGCGGCTCAAGGCCGGGGACGCGCTGCTGTTCGACTTCGGCGCGGCGGTCGACGGCTACAGCGCCGACATCACCCGCACCTTCTTCTGCGAGCATGTGCCGGACGCGTCCCGCAAGCTCTACGAGACGGTGCAGGAGGCGAACCGCATCGGGCGCGAGATCCTGCAACCCGGACTGTCGATCCACGAGCTCGACAGCGCGGTGCAGAGCCACCTCGCCGACGCCGGATATGCCGACAACATCCGCCACAAGGTTGGCCACGGGCTCGGCCTCGACGTGCACGAGGCGCCACAGCTCATGGTCGGCAACCACCAGACGCTGGAAGAGGGGATGCTCATCACGATCGAACCGGGGCTCTACGATCCCGATGTCGTGGGTGTCCGGATCGAGGACGACGTCCTGATCACCGCCGACGGGGCGCGGTCCCTGACCACCCTCCCCCGCGATCTCCGGATCGTCGGCTGA
- a CDS encoding NAD(P)/FAD-dependent oxidoreductase — protein MRIGIIGAGVIGVSAAHALMRDGHEVTLLDPDGVANGASRGAAGAFAFADIIPLATPGILLQAPRWLFDPLGPLTVRPGYALQITPWLLRFFRASLPDRYEAACKAQARLMSHSKAALELLINDVKGEPLIRREGQLQVYDTKAAFEASKKSWQLREKAGIGYEALTSAGEIADLQPGLSSQFTHAMFTPGWMNTTDPKAWTEHVAESASRNGVTILHRKATRITHAADGATVETAEGAMHFDRVVLAAGAHSGELLKPLGLSFPLDTERGYNTTLPAGAFDLRTHVTFASHGFVVTRNFDGIRVGGAVELGGLKLPPNMKRADVLLEKAKRFMPSLSITGGKSWMGFRPSMPDSLPVIGTAPKMPNIVLAFGHGHLGLTQSAGTAELVADLVAGRPSNIDRAAYRPERFLGKAA, from the coding sequence ATGCGTATCGGGATCATCGGAGCAGGCGTGATCGGCGTGTCTGCTGCACATGCGTTGATGCGTGACGGGCATGAGGTGACGTTGCTCGATCCGGACGGCGTCGCGAATGGTGCGTCGCGCGGCGCAGCAGGCGCTTTCGCCTTCGCAGACATCATCCCGCTCGCCACGCCGGGCATCCTGCTGCAGGCACCGCGTTGGCTGTTCGACCCGCTCGGGCCGCTCACCGTGCGCCCCGGCTACGCCCTCCAGATCACGCCTTGGCTGCTGCGGTTCTTCCGTGCCTCCCTGCCCGACCGTTACGAGGCCGCCTGCAAGGCGCAGGCGCGGCTGATGTCGCACTCGAAGGCGGCGCTCGAACTGCTGATCAATGACGTGAAGGGTGAGCCGCTCATCCGTCGCGAGGGGCAGCTGCAGGTCTACGACACCAAGGCCGCCTTCGAGGCGAGCAAGAAGAGCTGGCAGCTGCGTGAAAAGGCAGGCATCGGCTACGAGGCCCTGACGTCCGCTGGTGAGATCGCCGACCTGCAGCCGGGCCTGTCGTCCCAGTTCACACACGCGATGTTCACGCCGGGCTGGATGAATACGACCGACCCGAAAGCCTGGACCGAGCATGTCGCCGAGAGCGCGAGCCGGAACGGCGTGACGATCCTGCACCGCAAGGCGACGCGCATCACGCACGCGGCGGATGGCGCGACGGTGGAGACGGCCGAAGGTGCGATGCACTTCGACCGGGTGGTGCTGGCGGCAGGAGCCCACTCGGGCGAGCTGCTGAAGCCGCTCGGCCTGTCCTTCCCGCTCGATACGGAGCGGGGCTACAACACCACCCTGCCGGCCGGTGCCTTCGACTTGCGCACGCATGTCACCTTCGCCTCCCACGGCTTCGTGGTGACGCGGAATTTCGACGGCATCCGCGTCGGTGGCGCGGTCGAACTCGGCGGCCTGAAGCTGCCCCCCAACATGAAGCGCGCGGACGTGCTCCTGGAGAAGGCGAAGCGTTTCATGCCGTCGCTCTCCATCACCGGCGGCAAGAGCTGGATGGGTTTCCGGCCCTCCATGCCGGACAGCCTTCCGGTGATCGGCACCGCGCCGAAGATGCCCAACATCGTGCTGGCGTTCGGGCACGGCCACCTCGGCCTGACCCAGTCCGCCGGCACCGCCGAACTCGTCGCCGACCTCGTTGCGGGGCGGCCTTCCAACATCGACAGGGCGGCCTACCGCCCGGAACGTTTCCTGGGGAAAGCGGCATGA
- a CDS encoding 4-hydroxyproline epimerase, whose translation MSSATFTCIDGHTCGNPVRLVTGGGPTLDGATMIERRAHFLAEYDWIRTGLMYEPRGHDMMSGAILYPPTRPDCDVAILFIETSGCLPMCGHGTIGTVTMALENGLVTPRIPGMLRLDTPAGVVTVTYRQEGRYIEEVRLTNVPSFLHSEGLTAEVPGLGTITVDVAYGGNFYAIVDAQPAFEDMDRYTAGELLGFSPKLRAALNEAYEFIHPLHPEIRGLSHILWTGAPRHPEATARNAVFYGSKAIDRSPCGTGTSARMAQWAAKGRLAVGEEFIHESIIGSLFRGRVEDAVRVGGQDAIIPSIGGWARQTGTNTITIDERDPYAHGFVVA comes from the coding sequence ATGAGCAGCGCCACCTTCACTTGCATCGACGGCCACACCTGCGGCAACCCGGTTCGCCTCGTCACCGGCGGCGGGCCGACGCTCGACGGCGCGACGATGATCGAACGCCGCGCGCATTTCCTCGCGGAATACGACTGGATTCGTACCGGCCTGATGTACGAGCCGCGCGGCCACGACATGATGTCGGGCGCGATCCTCTACCCGCCGACGCGGCCAGACTGCGACGTGGCGATCCTGTTCATCGAGACTTCCGGCTGCCTGCCGATGTGCGGTCACGGCACGATCGGCACGGTGACCATGGCTCTCGAGAACGGGTTGGTGACGCCGCGCATTCCGGGGATGCTGCGGCTCGACACGCCTGCCGGGGTCGTCACGGTGACCTACCGGCAGGAGGGACGCTACATCGAGGAAGTCCGCCTGACCAATGTGCCGTCGTTCCTTCATTCCGAAGGTCTGACGGCGGAGGTCCCGGGCCTCGGCACGATCACCGTGGATGTCGCTTATGGCGGCAACTTCTACGCCATCGTCGATGCGCAGCCCGCCTTCGAGGACATGGATCGCTACACCGCCGGTGAATTGCTCGGCTTCAGCCCGAAGCTGCGCGCCGCGTTGAACGAGGCTTACGAGTTCATCCACCCGCTCCACCCCGAGATCCGGGGGCTGAGCCATATCCTCTGGACCGGTGCGCCGCGCCATCCGGAGGCGACCGCCCGCAATGCCGTGTTCTACGGCAGCAAGGCGATCGACCGCTCCCCCTGCGGGACGGGCACGTCCGCCCGGATGGCGCAGTGGGCCGCGAAGGGGCGGCTCGCGGTGGGCGAGGAGTTCATACACGAGAGCATCATCGGCAGCCTGTTCCGCGGAAGGGTCGAGGACGCCGTCCGCGTCGGCGGCCAGGACGCGATCATCCCCTCGATCGGCGGCTGGGCCCGCCAGACCGGCACCAACACGATCACGATCGACGAACGTGACCCCTATGCGCACGGCTTCGTGGTCGCCTGA